Proteins encoded in a region of the Poecilia reticulata strain Guanapo linkage group LG14, Guppy_female_1.0+MT, whole genome shotgun sequence genome:
- the acer3 gene encoding alkaline ceramidase 3 — protein sequence MAPSIDRQGYWGRPTSTLEWCEENYVVSFYIAEFWNTVSNLIMILPPIYGAVQTFRDGLEFRYIYSFLGLSAVGVGSWCFHMTLLYEMQLLDELPMIYSTCVFVYCLYECFKQENSISVFPIVLLIIFSVSVTLVYLQWKEPVFHQVMYGALVACLVMRSVFIVTWVYPWLRGLCYTSLGIFMLGFLLWNIDNIFCDSLRVSRQVLPPGVGVMTQFHAWWHIFTGLGSYLHILLSLQIRSTYLKYRPKVKFLCGVWPTLHIEPQKTS from the exons ATGGCTCCCTCGATAGACAGGCAAGGATACTGGGGGCGGCCGACCTCAACGCTGGAATGGTGCGAGGAGAATTATGTCGTCTCTTTCTACATCGCGGAGTTCT GGAACACTGTCAGCAACCTGATAATGATTCTTCCGCCCATATACGGAGCCGTCCAGACGTTCCGGGACGGCCTGGAGTTTCGTTATATCTACTCGTTTCTTGGTCTTTCAG CCGTAGGTGTCGGCTCCTGGTGCTTCCACATGACGCTGCTGTATGAGATGCAG CTGCTGGACGAGTTGCCAATGATTTACAgtacatgtgtgtttgtgtactgCCT ATACGAGTGCTTCAAGCAAGAGAACAGCATCAGTGTGTTTCCTATCGTGTTGTTGATCATCTTCAGCGTCTCGGTCACCTTG GTGTACCTGCAGTGGAAGGAGCCAGTGTTTCACCAG GTCATGTATGGTGCCCTGGTAGCTTGCCTGGTGATGCGTTCGGTCTTCATTGTTACATG GGTGTACCCGTGGCTCAGGGGCCTGTGTTACACCTCTTTAGGGATCTTTATGTTGGGCTTCCTGCTGTGGAACATCGACAACATTTTCTGTGACTCGTTAAG AGTCAGTAGACAAGTGCTGCCCCCTGGTGTTGGAGTGATGACACAGTTCCATGCCTGGTGGCACATTTTCACAGGTCTCGGCTCCTACCTGCACATTCTCCTCAG CTTGCAGATCAGATCCACCTACCTCAAGTATAGACCAAAAGTTAAG TTTCTGTGTGGCGTCTGGCCCACTTTGCACATTGAACCACAGAAGACGAGCTGA
- the serpinh1a gene encoding serpin H1a — MWLTFLVPLALLAPAISAATATTADKVLSNHATILADNSANLAISLYQNMAKEKGAENILISPVVVASSLGLVALGGKGSTASQVKTILNAAKVQDEQLHSGLAELLTEVSDPKERNVTWKISNRLYGPSSVTFAEDFVKSSKKHYKCDHSKINFRDKKSAVNSINEWAAKSTDGKLPEVTKDVENTDGAMIINAMFFKPHWDEQFHPTMVDNRGFLVSGSYTVALQMMHRTGLFDFYDDTTNKLYLLSLPLAHKKSTVVFIMPYHVEPLDRLEKMLSKKQLDTWMGKMKQTPVAVSLPKVSMEVSHNLQKHLQDLGLTEAVDKSKADLSNVSGKKDLYLSSVLHAAALEWDTHGNEIDTSVFGTEKLKTPKLFYADHPFIFLIKDKKTNSLLFIGRMVRPKGEKMRDEL, encoded by the exons ATGTGGCTAACATTCCTGGTGCCCCTGGCCCTTCTGGCCCCGGCGATCTCAGCTGCCACGGCTACAACAGCAGATAAAGTCCTTAGCAACCATGCCACCATACTGGCTGACAACAGCGCCAATCTGGCTATCAGCCTCTACCAGAACATGGCGAAGGAAAAAGGAGCAGAGAACATCCTCATCTCCCCCGTGGTGGTGGCCTCCTCCCTGGGTCTGGTGGCTCTCGGGGGGAAGGGTTCCACGGCTTCCCAAGTGAAGACCATCCTGAACGCAGCCAAGGTTCAGGACGAGCAGCTGCACTCTGGTTTGGCGGAGCTCCTCACCGAGGTGAGCGACCCAAAAGAGCGCAATGTCACCTGGAAGATTAGCAACCGCCTCTACGGACCGAGCTCCGTCACCTTTGCGGAGGATTTCGTGAAGAGCAGCAAAAAGCATTACAAATGTGACCATTCCAAGATCAACTTCAGAGATAAAAAGAGTGCCGTTAACTCCATCAACGAGTGGGCGGCCAAGTCCACCGACGGCAAGCTGCCCGAGGTCACCAAAGACGTGGAAAACACCGATGGAGCAATGATCATCAATGCTATGTTTTTCAAAC CTCACTGGGATGAGCAGTTCCACCCCACAATGGTGGACAACCGAGGGTTCCTGGTGTCCGGAAGCTACACTGTGGCATTGCAGATGATGCACCGCACAG gtctaTTTGACTTCTATGATGACACAACCAATAAACTGTATCTTCTGAGCTTGCCTTTGGCTCATAAGAAGTCCACAGTGGTGTTCATCATGCCCTACCATGTGGAGCCTCTGGACAGACTAGAGAAGATGCTCAGTAAAAAGCAACTGGACACATGGATGGGAAAAATGAAGCAGACACCAGTGGCTGTTTCTCTGCCTAAAGTCAGCATGGAAGTTAGTCACAACCTGCAG aagcaccTTCAGGACCTGGGCCTCACCGAGGCTGTGGACAAATCCAAAGCTGATCTGTCCAACGTCTCTGGGAAAAAGGACCTCTATCTGTCCAGCGTACTCCATGCTGCGGCCTTGGAGTGGGACACTCATGGAAATGAAATTGATACCAGCGTCTTTGGCACAGAGAAACTCAAAACCCCAAAGCTGTTTTATGCTGACCACCCGTTCATTTTCCTCATCAaggacaagaaaacaaactcgCTCCTGTTCATCGGCCGGATGGTCAGGCCCAAAGGAGAAAAAATGAGAGATGAGTTATAA
- the LOC103476147 gene encoding serine-aspartate repeat-containing protein C-like — protein MMRRSTRLQSLGYYNLDGLPTISYRETSCKIFRKRRKCKSADLKTEIEIVPHIDMKLVLDTDSDSDTIICSEFDLETNADTIPYTDFDLEIDNIASTNVGTDSDAETVTYTVLDTDSDTETILSADLDIDSDTEPIPHKDLNMNTEVGMIREEEPHSKTSWMTIGSKLFPKRKYKENISLFFITCLVVFVLAYPIYAMSFTPEESPASPIAGDMASSGYSKDMMDPIELMKTLRGGLPP, from the exons ATGATGAGAAGAAGCACTCGACTACAGTCACTGGGTTACTACAACCTAGACGGACTGCCGACCATCTCCTACAGAGAGACTTCATGCAA AATCTTCAGAAAGcgaaggaaatgtaaaagtgctgacctgaaaacagaaatCGAAATCGTTCCTCACATAGACATGAAGTTGGTCTTAGACACGGACTCTGACTCGGACACCATCATTTGCTCTGAGTTTGACTTGGAGACCAACGCAGACACCATCCCGTACACAGACTTTGACTTGGAGATAGACAACATCGCATCCACAAACGTAGGCACGGACTCAGACGCAGAAACCGTCACATACACGGTGCTAGACACAGATTCAGACACAGAAACCATCCTAAGCGCAGACTTGGACATAGATTCAGACACAGAACCCATCCCTCACAAAGACTTGAACATGAACACTGAGGTAGGGATGATAAGAGAAGAAGAACCACACTCTAAAACCAGTTGGATGACCATCGGAAGTAAGCTGTTCCCCAAAAGGAAATACAAGGAGAACATTAGCTTGTTCTTCATCACGTGCCTCGTGGTTTTTG TTCTGGCTTACCCGATTTATGCCATGAGCTTCACACCTGAAGAGTCTCCTGCTTCCCCTATTGCAGGGGACATG GCCTCCAGTGGATACTCCAAAGACATGATGGATCCAATAGAGCTGATGAAGACTCTGAGGGGTGGTCTTCCACCataa